The following DNA comes from Pseudosulfitobacter pseudonitzschiae.
CGCTGGAGGACCACGCCCAGTTCAGTGCGCTGCAAGCTGCCATCAAGAACCGTGATGCGGCGCTGGTGAAAGAGCTGTGGAACCCGATCGCCCGCGCATGGGACGACCGCAGCTTTTACGACTTCATCGCCTCGTCCGATGCGTTCCGGAAACTGTCCTTTCGCCACCGCGAAGTTTTTGGTCAGGTCGGCTTTGGCACCGGCGGCTGGGACAGTGATTTTCCCAACTCGATGCTGGAAATTTTGCGCGTGAACCTGCTGGGTCTGGATGACGACCAGCATTATATGGTCGGCGGTGTCGAACAGGTGCCACGGGGTTTGTGGACCCGCACCCCTGAAAAGATGGTGCATTGGCCCGAAGGAATGACGCTGGAGAAACTGCACGGCGGCTCGACCCGTGCGGGCGTGGTCAAGGTCCGTAAACAAGGCAGCGATGACCCCTTCGTGGTGACCGACCGTTGGGGGCGTGTTGAACAGTTCGATGCACTGATCAGCACCTGCCAAAGCTGGCTGATGACCACCTCGATGGACTTCGAGGAACGCTTGCTCAGTCAGGAAATGTGGATGGCACTGGACCGCACACGCTATATGCAGTCGTCCAAGACCTTTGTGATGGTCGACCGTCCCTTCTGGCGCGACCGCGACCCCGATACAGGCCGCGAAGTCATGAGCGTTACCCTGACCGACCGTATGACCCGCGGCACCTATCTGTTCGAAGACGGGCCGAATGAACCTGCGGTGATGTGCCTGACCTATTCATGGATGTCGGACGCTCTGAAGATGGAGCCGCTGCCGGTTGAAAAGCGGGTCGACCTTGCACTCGATGCTCTGCGCAAGATTTATCCGAAGGTCGATATTGCCAAACACATCATCGGCAACCCGATCACTGTCAGTTGGGAAAGCGACGAGAACTTTCTGGGCGCGTTCAAAGGGGCTCTGCCGGGGCATTACCGGTACAATCACCGGATGTACGGGCATTTTGAACAGTCGCATATGCCGCCCGAACAGCGCGGGCTGTTTCTGGCCGGTGATGGCATCAGTTGGACCCCCGCATGGGTCGAAGGGGCGGTTCAAACCGCGCTGAACGCAGTTTGGGGCGTGATGAACCACTTGGGTGGCCGATCCCACCCCACAAATCCCGGTCCCGGCGACGTTTACGCCGAACATGGCCCCGTTGATCTGGGCGACGCTTAGGGTTGCGCAGCACGACATCTGTTTGCACCGTTGCGCATCGGTTCATCTGCAGACAGAGGATGCGCAACCGAACAAGGTCGGCAACAATAAACGGCACCACACCCCGAAGTGATGGCCGACATTGGCATGTCGGCTTTTCAGGTCGCGGGTCAGGCCGGTTGGTTCTACGGCGCGGCTTTGCCAATCACGCTATGCTGGTTGCCCGCTCTGGGCATCTGTCGGCGTTGCATCTGCCGCGCCAAGTGCGCGGTCCTTCAGCTTGCGGAATTTGCCGGACATCTGTTCTAGCTTGGCTTCCCATTCGGGATTGGGCTGCTGACCTTCGATGACCTTGAAATAGACCTGCATCATGCACGCGATTGCAAATGGCTCCAACAATGCTGCCTTGACGCTCCACGCAAAGAGAAGCGCAAAGACCAGGCCCCCTGCCGCCCACGCACCG
Coding sequences within:
- a CDS encoding flavin monoamine oxidase family protein, whose amino-acid sequence is MTPEDRPAPQVTAFGPDFTFSFDDWINNPAGLGAVPAESHGRTVGIIGAGISGVICAYELMKLGLRPVVFESGQFGGRLRSQRFEGTSKAIAELGGMRFPLSSTAFYSYVDMLGIETRPFPNPLTKAAGSTVIDLAGETLYAETIDDLPPLFREVGAAYQQALEDHAQFSALQAAIKNRDAALVKELWNPIARAWDDRSFYDFIASSDAFRKLSFRHREVFGQVGFGTGGWDSDFPNSMLEILRVNLLGLDDDQHYMVGGVEQVPRGLWTRTPEKMVHWPEGMTLEKLHGGSTRAGVVKVRKQGSDDPFVVTDRWGRVEQFDALISTCQSWLMTTSMDFEERLLSQEMWMALDRTRYMQSSKTFVMVDRPFWRDRDPDTGREVMSVTLTDRMTRGTYLFEDGPNEPAVMCLTYSWMSDALKMEPLPVEKRVDLALDALRKIYPKVDIAKHIIGNPITVSWESDENFLGAFKGALPGHYRYNHRMYGHFEQSHMPPEQRGLFLAGDGISWTPAWVEGAVQTALNAVWGVMNHLGGRSHPTNPGPGDVYAEHGPVDLGDA